CCGAAAGTCATCGGACGGAAAAGAGGCCTTCGAACCTCATGATGAAGGCCTAGCCGAACATGAGCGAAAGACCCGAAGACTCTGAGCGATCCGATCCCTCTACGAAACCTGTGGCAGTGGTCGATCGAGAGAAGTACGACACGCTTGTCAGTGAGCGGGACTTCCTGTTGTCGGCCTATCTCCGGCGAAGGGTAGGTGGAATCATTGCGGCCTTCGTGTTCGCGACTACCGTAGCCATTGCGTGATTCTGAGGAGGGTTTGCTGTAGGACAGCGGACCAATGAAGAGTCGTTCAAGACCGTGTGCTCTCAGGTCGTGGACCAGGCCATGAAGAAGTTCGAACGGCACAGGAACACGACGACAAAGAACGGTCGTCCTTCTGCTGACAACACGGCTCGTCGCTGATCTCGCCCTGTCGCTCGACCCGGGCCTTTTTTTCTCCCTAACAGAAGCGGTTGTACAGCCAGGCAATAACGATCCCACCGACAGCCCCATCGATGAAAGCCCAGACTCCACCGATCAGGCTGCCGCCGAGACTTGGCCCAAAGCCCAAGTAAAGGGACCCCAGCAAATCGACCACTGGTCGGCCCCAGCCTACAGAGCCAGCCAGCCCAATGAAAATCACCCCCACTCCCCAGGTCAGCCCGAGAGATAAGCCCAGGCCTTTAATACTCAAAGACTGCATCATCTCCCCCATTCGCGCTAAAGCAAAAATCCCTCGCGCGACTTGAAACACCTTTC
The Candidatus Methylomirabilota bacterium DNA segment above includes these coding regions:
- a CDS encoding bacteriophage holin, whose protein sequence is MFQVARGIFALARMGEMMQSLSIKGLGLSLGLTWGVGVIFIGLAGSVGWGRPVVDLLGSLYLGFGPSLGGSLIGGVWAFIDGAVGGIVIAWLYNRFC